One part of the Bdellovibrio bacteriovorus genome encodes these proteins:
- the glyA gene encoding serine hydroxymethyltransferase produces MHSTSLSLAQVDPEILAAINKESERQQFGLEMIASENYTSKAVMEAQGSILTNKYAEGYPGKRYYGGCVNVDTVESLAIERAKKLFGVQYANVQPHSGSQANMGVYLAACKAGDTILGMDLSHGGHLTHGSPVNFSGLLFKAASYKLDQETGRLNYDTIRATAKETQPKLIIAGYSAYPRTLDFAKFKEIADEVGAQLLVDMAHFAGLVATGHHPSPVPYADYITTTTHKTLRGPRGGMILTNSEEKAKIMNSRIFPGIQGGPLEHVIAGKAVAFGEALKPEFKDYSGKVISNAKVLAEELLSAGFKLVTGGTDNHLILMDLSDREITGKLAENSLDEAGITVNKNTVPNEKRSPFVTSGVRIGTPALTTRGMGPSEMKQIAKWIGQVLNNAEDVAVKNRVHEEVKELCKQFPIY; encoded by the coding sequence ATGCATTCAACTTCACTCAGCTTAGCCCAAGTGGATCCGGAAATTCTGGCCGCCATCAACAAAGAATCTGAACGGCAGCAGTTCGGACTGGAAATGATCGCCTCAGAAAACTACACCTCCAAAGCCGTGATGGAAGCACAAGGATCTATCCTGACAAACAAGTATGCCGAAGGTTACCCAGGCAAACGTTACTATGGTGGCTGTGTGAATGTGGACACCGTCGAGTCTTTGGCGATTGAAAGAGCGAAAAAACTTTTCGGCGTTCAATATGCCAACGTACAACCGCACTCAGGTTCTCAGGCTAATATGGGTGTTTATCTGGCAGCATGCAAAGCGGGCGATACCATCCTGGGAATGGATTTGTCCCACGGTGGTCACTTGACCCACGGGTCTCCGGTGAACTTTAGTGGCTTGCTTTTCAAGGCGGCTTCTTACAAGTTGGATCAGGAAACGGGTCGTTTGAATTATGATACAATCCGCGCAACAGCCAAAGAGACTCAGCCAAAACTGATCATCGCAGGCTACAGTGCTTATCCGCGCACTTTGGACTTTGCGAAATTCAAAGAAATCGCAGATGAAGTCGGCGCTCAGTTGCTGGTGGACATGGCGCACTTTGCGGGCCTTGTGGCCACGGGTCATCACCCGTCCCCGGTTCCTTACGCTGACTACATCACTACGACAACTCACAAAACTTTGCGTGGCCCCCGTGGCGGCATGATTCTGACGAACTCTGAAGAAAAAGCCAAGATCATGAATTCCCGCATCTTCCCTGGCATCCAGGGCGGCCCGCTCGAGCACGTGATTGCCGGCAAAGCTGTGGCTTTCGGCGAAGCACTTAAACCAGAGTTTAAAGATTATTCCGGCAAAGTTATCAGCAATGCCAAGGTTCTGGCTGAAGAACTTCTGTCTGCAGGCTTCAAACTTGTGACTGGCGGTACGGACAATCATTTGATCTTGATGGATCTAAGCGACCGTGAAATCACCGGGAAGCTTGCAGAAAATTCTTTGGATGAAGCTGGCATCACTGTGAACAAAAACACTGTGCCAAATGAAAAGCGCTCTCCATTTGTCACAAGTGGTGTGCGTATTGGAACCCCTGCATTGACCACGCGTGGAATGGGTCCTTCAGAAATGAAGCAAATCGCGAAGTGGATCGGCCAAGTTCTGAATAATGCTGAAGATGTTGCAGTGAAAAATCGCGTGCATGAAGAAGTAAAAGAGCTTTGCAAGCAGTTCCCGATTTACTAA
- a CDS encoding M23 family metallopeptidase produces the protein MSYTQSMTPGWNQLVKIAGCIATLGTLGSCTTFHTPLSREYLAPNGSNTRVAASDHNPRLIESSSLTFDWPVDRARMTRGFLPNKRRPHLGIDLAAPKGTPILASQAGTVIYAGREFRGYGKMVLIESGNGWATLYAHFDKILVSEGQKVRQGEVVGAMGRTGRATGVHLHFEVRKDRGPIDPLPLLPTVTAQL, from the coding sequence ATGTCGTATACTCAATCCATGACACCAGGATGGAATCAGCTCGTTAAAATTGCAGGATGCATTGCCACGTTGGGAACTTTGGGTTCCTGTACGACTTTTCACACACCCCTTTCACGCGAATATCTGGCGCCCAACGGGTCTAACACCCGGGTAGCAGCCTCCGACCACAACCCGCGCTTGATTGAATCGTCTTCTTTGACGTTTGATTGGCCTGTGGATCGCGCACGTATGACCCGTGGTTTTTTACCTAACAAACGCCGCCCGCATCTGGGTATTGATCTGGCAGCACCTAAAGGAACGCCTATTTTGGCTTCTCAGGCTGGCACCGTGATCTATGCGGGTCGTGAGTTCCGGGGATATGGAAAAATGGTTCTGATCGAGTCTGGCAACGGCTGGGCAACGCTGTATGCCCACTTTGACAAGATCCTGGTCTCTGAAGGACAGAAGGTTCGCCAGGGCGAGGTTGTCGGCGCCATGGGCCGCACAGGACGCGCCACCGGGGTCCACCTGCACTTTGAAGTCAGAAAGGACCGGGGCCCCATTGACCCGCTTCCACTTCTGCCCACTGTCACTGCTCAACTATAA
- a CDS encoding RpiB/LacA/LacB family sugar-phosphate isomerase has product MIVYVGCDHAGLDLKLKVMAALPEIQWKDMGTHSADSVDYPDYADQVCREVVKVELQNQKNNLTDSQKGPALGLLICGSGQGMAIRANKFPQIRAALCWNNDIARLSREHNNANIICLSERFTSPDDAVKMIQTFLSTSFAGGRHQQRVAKLSSDTGC; this is encoded by the coding sequence ATGATTGTCTATGTTGGCTGCGATCACGCTGGGTTGGATTTAAAACTTAAAGTGATGGCGGCTCTTCCAGAAATTCAATGGAAGGACATGGGCACTCACTCTGCTGATTCTGTCGACTATCCGGACTATGCCGACCAGGTATGCCGTGAAGTTGTTAAAGTGGAACTTCAAAATCAAAAGAACAATCTGACTGATTCTCAAAAAGGCCCGGCTTTGGGTCTTTTGATTTGCGGCTCTGGTCAGGGCATGGCTATTCGCGCTAACAAGTTCCCACAAATTCGTGCGGCTCTTTGCTGGAATAACGATATCGCCCGCCTGTCCCGCGAACACAATAATGCGAACATTATTTGTCTGAGCGAACGCTTCACCTCCCCTGATGATGCCGTGAAGATGATCCAGACGTTCCTTTCAACATCCTTCGCCGGTGGACGCCACCAGCAACGTGTTGCCAAGCTTTCAAGCGACACTGGTTGTTGA